In the Candidatus Brocadiia bacterium genome, one interval contains:
- the rpsK gene encoding 30S ribosomal protein S11 → MEGEPKKKESKPESTAPAKQPKKKKIKQQVPKAIAFIKTSFNNTIITITDLQGATLCSASAGTVGFKGSRKSTPFAAQKAAVAAAEKAQKFGVREIDVKVKGPGAGRESAIRSLGSTGLRINTIEDITPLPHNGCRPRKKRRV, encoded by the coding sequence ATGGAGGGTGAACCCAAAAAGAAGGAGTCTAAACCGGAAAGCACGGCTCCGGCTAAGCAGCCTAAGAAGAAGAAAATCAAACAACAGGTGCCGAAGGCGATTGCGTTCATCAAGACCTCTTTCAATAATACGATAATTACCATCACCGACCTGCAGGGCGCCACCCTGTGCTCGGCATCAGCCGGCACGGTGGGGTTCAAAGGCTCGCGTAAGAGCACGCCATTTGCGGCCCAAAAAGCCGCCGTGGCCGCGGCCGAAAAAGCCCAGAAGTTCGGTGTCAGGGAAATAGACGTCAAGGTCAAAGGCCCGGGCGCCGGGCGCGAATCGGCTATCCGCTCGCTGGGTTCCACCGGTCTTAGGATTAATACCATTGAGGATATAACTCCTCTGCCGCATAACGGATGCCGGCCCCGGAAAAAGAGGAGAGTCTAA
- the rpsM gene encoding 30S ribosomal protein S13, whose product MARVSGIEIPANKRIVIALTYIYGVGRSRAEEILKEAGIDESIRTKNLTEDQVSRISIIIDKHYMVEGRLRRQIIQNIQRLKDIGSYRGLRHRKGLPVRGQRTRSNARTRKGPRKTVAVRKTALEKT is encoded by the coding sequence ATGGCAAGAGTATCAGGTATCGAAATTCCGGCTAATAAGCGAATCGTTATCGCGCTGACCTACATATACGGGGTGGGCAGAAGCCGGGCCGAGGAAATCCTCAAAGAGGCCGGTATTGACGAAAGCATCCGCACCAAGAACCTGACCGAAGACCAGGTCAGCCGAATCAGCATAATTATCGATAAGCACTATATGGTCGAAGGCCGCCTCAGGCGCCAGATTATACAGAATATCCAGCGTCTTAAGGATATCGGTTCTTACCGCGGTCTCAGGCACCGGAAAGGCCTGCCGGTCAGGGGACAGCGGACCCGTTCCAATGCCCGCACCCGGAAAGGTCCGCGCAAGACCGTGGCCGTCCGAAAGACAGCGCTTGAAAAGACTTAA
- the rpmJ gene encoding 50S ribosomal protein L36: MKVRASVKRICENCQIVRRKGVVRIICINPRHKQRQK, encoded by the coding sequence ATGAAAGTCAGAGCTTCAGTTAAGCGCATTTGCGAAAACTGCCAGATAGTTCGGCGCAAGGGCGTGGTGCGTATTATTTGCATCAACCCCCGCCACAAACAACGACAGAAATAA
- the infA gene encoding translation initiation factor IF-1 translates to MPKEEPIRTEGIVKEVLPNAMFRVELKNGHTLLAHVSGRLRMHFIKIVSGDRVTMEISPYDLSKGRIVYREGKIQ, encoded by the coding sequence ATGCCCAAAGAGGAGCCCATTAGAACGGAAGGAATTGTCAAGGAGGTATTACCCAACGCCATGTTTCGGGTAGAGTTGAAAAACGGTCATACGCTACTGGCTCACGTTTCGGGCAGATTGCGTATGCATTTTATAAAGATAGTCTCCGGCGATCGGGTGACTATGGAGATATCACCGTACGATTTAAGTAAAGGCCGTATCGTTTATCGGGAAGGAAAAATACAATGA
- the map gene encoding type I methionyl aminopeptidase, producing MIRYKSVREIELMREAGRILAGTIEEIKKAVGPEIKTIVFDRIAEDYIKSHNAQPAFKGYRGFPANICVSVNEEIVHGIPDERRIKEGDIVSIDIGVEYKNYYADAAVTLEVGRVSPAARKLVEVTRQSLEKAVAVVRPGAKLSEISSAVQRCAETNGFSVVRDLVGHGVGQELHEDPQIPNYIEPDEGRKDIILKKGMTLAIEPMLTEKSYEIETLSNGWTVVTKDRKLSAHFEHTVAVVEGGCRILTVL from the coding sequence ATGATTAGATATAAGTCGGTTCGCGAAATCGAATTGATGCGTGAAGCCGGACGGATACTTGCGGGAACGATAGAGGAGATAAAAAAAGCGGTCGGCCCCGAAATCAAGACGATAGTTTTTGATCGGATAGCCGAGGATTATATCAAAAGCCATAACGCTCAGCCGGCATTCAAGGGATACCGGGGGTTCCCGGCTAATATCTGCGTGTCGGTCAATGAAGAGATCGTGCATGGCATCCCGGATGAGCGCAGGATTAAGGAAGGAGACATAGTTTCAATCGACATCGGCGTGGAATATAAAAACTACTACGCTGATGCCGCCGTGACGCTCGAAGTAGGGCGGGTTTCGCCGGCAGCCAGGAAGCTGGTTGAGGTGACCAGGCAGTCTCTGGAAAAGGCTGTTGCCGTAGTCAGGCCCGGCGCGAAACTGTCCGAGATATCGTCCGCTGTCCAGAGGTGCGCCGAAACCAACGGATTTTCGGTGGTGCGCGACCTGGTCGGCCACGGTGTCGGACAGGAACTCCACGAGGACCCGCAGATACCCAACTACATCGAGCCGGACGAAGGCCGCAAAGATATCATCCTTAAAAAGGGGATGACTCTGGCTATAGAGCCGATGCTAACCGAGAAGTCTTACGAGATAGAGACTTTATCCAATGGATGGACGGTGGTGACCAAGGATCGGAAGCTGTCGGCGCATTTTGAGCACACGGTGGCGGTAGTCGAAGGCGGCTGCCGGATTTTAACGGTGTTATAA
- a CDS encoding adenylate kinase has translation MIFVFIGPPGSGKGTQAVLMSKRLGLAHISTGDMLREAVSQSSVLGLKAKAFMDKGELVPDEEVISIIKARVSQDDCKKGFILDGYPRTSIQAKSLDKAMAEIGREITKVISIEMPEKELVVRLSGRRVCRNCRENYNLNFSPPKNVNKCDKCGGEIYQRDDDKIETIQKRFKVYTEQTATLINYYQDRLINIAGNAKVETVEQGIHDKLKLAH, from the coding sequence ATGATATTCGTATTTATCGGTCCGCCCGGCTCGGGCAAAGGAACGCAGGCCGTGCTGATGTCCAAAAGATTAGGACTGGCCCATATTTCTACCGGAGATATGCTCCGTGAAGCGGTCAGCCAATCATCGGTTCTGGGGCTCAAGGCCAAGGCCTTTATGGACAAGGGCGAGCTGGTTCCGGACGAAGAAGTTATATCTATTATCAAGGCTCGAGTTTCTCAGGACGATTGCAAGAAAGGTTTTATCTTGGACGGGTATCCGCGCACCAGTATCCAGGCTAAATCGCTGGATAAAGCTATGGCCGAGATAGGCCGAGAGATAACTAAGGTTATTTCTATTGAGATGCCGGAAAAGGAGCTTGTGGTTCGTCTCTCCGGGCGCCGGGTTTGCCGGAATTGCCGCGAGAATTATAACCTTAATTTCTCACCGCCCAAGAACGTTAATAAATGCGATAAGTGCGGTGGCGAGATTTACCAGCGCGACGACGACAAGATTGAAACCATACAGAAACGGTTTAAGGTTTATACCGAACAAACCGCGACGTTGATTAACTATTATCAGGACCGTTTGATTAACATAGCCGGCAATGCGAAAGTAGAGACGGTTGAACAGGGGATTCACGATAAACTCAAACTTGCTCATTAA
- the secY gene encoding preprotein translocase subunit SecY — MQRLKEIITNIFMIPELRRRLLITFVLLGVFRLGFFIPIPGINIEVLREWINQLSQSAGRVFAFATLFSGGALSNMSVFSLGIMPYITSSIMFSLLIKVIPKLEALAKEGPSGYRKISQYTRWLALPISIFWSVFIVIYLQGQTMNNQQLILNPGLWVFAIPTVITLSAGAMFVMWLGEQITEFGLGNGASIIIMAGIVARMPYAVFEMYRETKGGDLTVDKPIIIVLLYLAVVVGIVYMTQAQRRIPIQYSKHIRGRMVYGGQRHFLPLRINQAGVMPVIFASTMMVLPDMIGRYSGSDVLKHAFSRGESGFWFSALYTVLIFAFTYFWTALYFKPDEMSENLKEAGSFVPGIRPGQETALYLEGIMNRIVLLSATFLTVIVLLPNLISYGLKVDRFITSFLGGTGILIVVGVGLDLMQKVESHLILREYEGFLKKGRVRGRR; from the coding sequence ATGCAAAGATTAAAAGAGATAATCACCAATATCTTTATGATCCCGGAACTAAGGCGCAGACTGCTGATTACTTTCGTGCTTCTGGGCGTATTCAGACTGGGTTTTTTTATACCTATCCCGGGTATTAATATTGAAGTGTTGCGGGAATGGATAAACCAACTTTCCCAGAGCGCCGGCCGGGTTTTTGCTTTTGCTACCCTGTTTTCCGGCGGCGCGCTTTCCAATATGTCTGTGTTCTCACTGGGTATCATGCCTTATATAACTTCATCCATTATGTTCTCGCTCTTGATAAAGGTTATTCCTAAACTGGAAGCCCTGGCCAAGGAAGGCCCTTCGGGCTACCGGAAAATCAGTCAGTATACCCGCTGGTTGGCTCTACCCATATCGATTTTCTGGTCTGTATTTATTGTGATTTATTTGCAGGGACAGACTATGAATAACCAGCAACTGATTCTGAATCCCGGCCTGTGGGTATTCGCTATCCCGACCGTGATAACTTTGAGCGCCGGGGCTATGTTTGTGATGTGGCTGGGTGAGCAGATTACCGAGTTTGGTCTTGGTAACGGTGCATCCATAATTATTATGGCCGGTATCGTAGCGCGCATGCCTTATGCCGTGTTTGAGATGTACCGCGAAACCAAGGGCGGCGACCTGACCGTAGACAAGCCGATTATTATTGTTTTGTTGTACCTGGCCGTTGTTGTGGGCATTGTTTATATGACTCAGGCCCAGCGGCGCATACCGATACAGTATTCCAAGCATATCCGGGGCCGGATGGTTTACGGCGGGCAGCGTCATTTTCTGCCTCTGCGCATTAACCAGGCCGGTGTTATGCCTGTGATATTCGCGTCGACCATGATGGTTCTGCCCGATATGATTGGCCGTTATTCCGGTTCCGACGTATTGAAACACGCTTTCTCCCGCGGTGAAAGCGGGTTCTGGTTTTCCGCTTTATACACCGTTTTAATATTCGCTTTTACTTATTTTTGGACAGCCCTGTATTTTAAGCCGGATGAGATGTCCGAGAATCTTAAAGAAGCCGGCAGTTTTGTGCCGGGCATCAGGCCGGGGCAGGAAACCGCGCTTTACCTGGAAGGCATTATGAATCGCATCGTTCTTCTGAGCGCGACGTTTCTGACCGTGATTGTGTTGTTGCCTAACTTGATATCATACGGACTCAAAGTTGACCGATTCATAACTTCGTTTTTGGGCGGAACAGGTATTCTTATTGTTGTAGGCGTAGGCCTTGATTTGATGCAAAAAGTAGAGTCGCACCTTATTCTCAGGGAATACGAAGGTTTCTTGAAAAAAGGACGGGTGCGGGGAAGGCGTTAA
- the rplO gene encoding 50S ribosomal protein L15, with amino-acid sequence MNLTQLKQGMARLRKNRKRRGRGDASGHGGTSTRGNKGQKARAGYTRRDYFEGGQMPLVRKTPKRGFKNVRFADQVAIINIDSLNIFDNNETVTIERLQKTRLVRGEFDVIKVLGNGQLEKEGLIVHAHRFSESARKKIEDKKGKIVLCKD; translated from the coding sequence ATGAATCTTACTCAATTAAAGCAGGGGATGGCTCGTTTACGGAAGAACCGGAAAAGAAGGGGGCGCGGTGATGCTTCGGGTCACGGTGGCACATCCACCCGCGGTAATAAGGGGCAGAAAGCCCGGGCTGGTTATACCAGACGCGATTACTTCGAAGGCGGACAGATGCCTTTAGTCCGTAAAACGCCCAAGAGGGGATTTAAGAATGTTCGTTTTGCCGATCAGGTGGCAATCATTAATATTGATAGCCTTAACATTTTTGATAACAACGAAACAGTTACCATAGAAAGACTTCAGAAAACCCGCCTTGTCAGAGGCGAATTTGATGTCATCAAGGTGCTGGGTAACGGTCAGCTGGAAAAAGAAGGCTTGATCGTTCATGCGCACCGATTCAGCGAGTCGGCCCGGAAAAAGATAGAGGATAAAAAAGGCAAAATAGTGCTATGCAAAGATTAA
- the rpsE gene encoding 30S ribosomal protein S5: protein MVIKINRCCKVVKGGKRFSFAALVAVGDRKTHVGFGKGKAKEVPFAVKKAVKDAKKNLVSVPMKDTTIPHTVSAKYCASRVIIRPACRGTGIIAGSTVKAILELAGVKDVLSKIMGSTNPNNVVKATVLALNQLKSMADRNKLLQAKV, encoded by the coding sequence ATAGTTATTAAGATAAATCGTTGCTGCAAGGTAGTTAAAGGCGGAAAAAGATTCAGTTTTGCGGCTTTGGTCGCAGTTGGCGACAGAAAAACCCATGTGGGGTTTGGAAAGGGCAAGGCCAAAGAGGTACCCTTTGCGGTAAAGAAAGCGGTAAAGGATGCCAAGAAGAATCTTGTTTCAGTGCCCATGAAAGATACAACCATTCCCCATACGGTTAGTGCTAAATACTGCGCCAGCAGGGTTATTATAAGGCCGGCCTGTCGGGGAACGGGCATTATTGCCGGTTCAACCGTCAAGGCAATACTGGAACTGGCTGGAGTAAAGGACGTTTTATCTAAAATCATGGGCAGCACCAACCCGAACAACGTTGTTAAAGCAACGGTATTAGCGCTTAATCAACTCAAATCAATGGCCGACCGCAATAAGCTGCTTCAGGCAAAGGTATAA
- the rplR gene encoding 50S ribosomal protein L18 → MKDRQQQKWAKRERRHMHVRNSVMGTAERPRLSVYRSLKHIHAQIIDDIKGHTLTAVSTLSPDIKKDGKSGGNVASAAVVGKMLAEVALKKGIQKVVFDRGAYPYHGRIKALAEAARKAGLKF, encoded by the coding sequence ATGAAAGACCGTCAACAACAAAAATGGGCTAAAAGGGAAAGACGCCACATGCACGTCCGGAATTCCGTTATGGGAACGGCCGAGCGCCCGCGTCTGAGCGTGTACCGGAGCCTCAAGCATATTCATGCCCAGATTATAGACGATATAAAGGGACATACGTTAACCGCGGTTTCGACCCTTTCACCGGATATTAAAAAAGATGGTAAAAGCGGCGGTAATGTTGCGTCCGCAGCCGTAGTCGGTAAGATGCTGGCTGAAGTTGCTTTGAAGAAGGGCATACAGAAAGTGGTATTTGATAGGGGGGCATATCCTTATCACGGTCGCATTAAAGCATTAGCCGAAGCCGCCCGCAAGGCCGGACTTAAATTCTAA
- the rplF gene encoding 50S ribosomal protein L6 produces the protein MSKLGKKPIVIPDGVKLLFSNNKLKAEGPKGSMELSIPANMKAKIDTDKKIVSMEAEYNIPHDRVMHGTIRSLANNMLIGVSKGYEKKLDIIGTGYNVKIQGKELIINIGFSHPVKMIVPEGINITVPNPNQVIVHGISKELVGLFASQIRFIKVSEPYNLKGIKYTDEIIRRKSGKTFVSGTA, from the coding sequence ATGTCAAAATTAGGTAAAAAACCAATCGTAATCCCGGATGGAGTCAAGCTGCTTTTTAGCAATAATAAGCTTAAAGCCGAGGGGCCCAAGGGTTCTATGGAACTATCCATACCTGCTAATATGAAGGCCAAAATAGATACTGACAAGAAAATAGTTTCCATGGAAGCCGAGTATAATATACCCCACGACAGGGTGATGCACGGCACGATAAGGAGCCTTGCAAATAACATGCTTATTGGCGTAAGTAAAGGTTACGAAAAGAAGCTTGATATTATTGGGACAGGTTACAACGTTAAGATACAGGGCAAAGAACTGATAATCAATATCGGTTTTTCCCACCCGGTAAAAATGATTGTGCCGGAAGGCATCAATATCACAGTTCCCAACCCCAACCAGGTGATTGTTCATGGGATAAGCAAGGAATTAGTCGGTTTATTTGCATCACAAATAAGATTTATTAAGGTTTCTGAGCCATATAACCTCAAGGGTATTAAATATACGGATGAAATTATCCGCCGCAAATCCGGTAAAACTTTTGTGTCCGGCACGGCGTAA
- the rpsH gene encoding 30S ribosomal protein S8, with product MSVNDPVADMLTRIRNAKIRNLESVDMPSSSMKKAIAKVLKESGYISDFKFVSDKKSGLLKIYLKYSPDGESMITEIVRVSKPGRRIYAGVSELPKVLDGLGLSIISTPKGIMGDKECRKLNLGGEVLCKVW from the coding sequence ATGAGTGTAAATGACCCAGTGGCCGATATGTTGACTCGTATCAGAAACGCGAAAATTAGAAACTTAGAAAGCGTCGATATGCCGTCTTCAAGCATGAAGAAGGCTATAGCCAAAGTGCTCAAAGAGAGCGGTTATATTTCTGATTTTAAGTTTGTGAGCGATAAAAAATCTGGTCTTTTGAAGATATATCTGAAATATTCGCCCGACGGCGAAAGCATGATAACAGAAATTGTGCGCGTTAGCAAGCCGGGCCGGCGTATTTATGCCGGAGTCAGCGAACTTCCTAAAGTTCTTGACGGCTTGGGTTTGAGCATAATTTCTACGCCCAAAGGAATCATGGGCGATAAAGAATGCCGCAAGTTGAATCTTGGCGGCGAGGTTCTTTGTAAGGTTTGGTAA
- a CDS encoding type Z 30S ribosomal protein S14 — protein MATKAWRYKQAQEPKFKVRAYNRCLLCGRRRGYYRKFKICRICFRTLALEGKLPGVKKASW, from the coding sequence TTGGCTACAAAAGCTTGGCGGTATAAACAGGCGCAGGAGCCTAAATTTAAAGTAAGGGCATATAATCGTTGTTTGCTCTGCGGCAGGCGCAGAGGCTATTACCGTAAATTTAAGATTTGTCGCATTTGTTTCCGCACCCTTGCTCTAGAAGGCAAGTTACCGGGCGTTAAAAAAGCCAGTTGGTAA
- the rplE gene encoding 50S ribosomal protein L5 encodes MARLMDRYKNEIVPALKEQLKCGNSLAVPKIEKIVVSMGLGKAVENKDRVEAAVKDMSIITGQKPVVTKARISVANFKLRKGESIGCKVTLRHKMMYEFLDRLISIVLPRQRDFRGIPKKSFDKFGNYNMGISEQTVFPEITLDNVQFPQGMDITIVIKSPSVEASYLLLKALGMPFRD; translated from the coding sequence ATGGCCAGATTAATGGACCGTTACAAGAACGAAATCGTGCCCGCTCTAAAGGAGCAGCTTAAATGCGGCAATAGCCTGGCTGTGCCCAAAATAGAGAAGATAGTGGTTAGTATGGGTTTAGGCAAGGCGGTAGAGAACAAGGACCGGGTTGAAGCGGCCGTAAAGGATATGTCGATTATTACGGGCCAGAAACCGGTTGTTACCAAGGCCCGGATAAGCGTAGCTAATTTTAAACTGCGTAAAGGCGAATCGATAGGGTGCAAGGTCACTCTGCGTCACAAAATGATGTACGAGTTTTTGGATAGGTTAATCAGTATTGTTCTGCCCAGGCAACGCGATTTTCGGGGCATACCTAAAAAATCATTCGATAAGTTTGGCAATTACAATATGGGTATAAGCGAGCAGACGGTTTTTCCGGAAATAACACTGGATAACGTTCAGTTCCCTCAAGGGATGGATATTACCATAGTGATTAAGAGCCCTTCGGTTGAAGCGAGTTATTTATTGCTGAAAGCGCTGGGAATGCCTTTCAGAGATTAG
- the rplX gene encoding 50S ribosomal protein L24 yields MNFKKDDTIKVIYGDDRGKQGKVIKVFREDGKVLIQGVNIHWKHVKRGKEYPHGARIQKEFPISASNVMLICPTCNKPTRIGYGVSEAGIKNRVCKKCKKPVFQE; encoded by the coding sequence ATGAATTTCAAAAAAGACGATACAATTAAGGTTATTTACGGCGATGACCGCGGCAAGCAGGGCAAGGTCATAAAGGTTTTTAGGGAAGACGGCAAGGTCCTTATCCAGGGTGTTAATATCCACTGGAAACATGTAAAAAGGGGTAAGGAGTATCCGCACGGCGCAAGGATACAGAAGGAGTTCCCTATCAGCGCCTCTAACGTAATGCTGATTTGCCCGACCTGTAACAAACCGACTCGCATTGGGTACGGAGTCAGCGAGGCCGGAATTAAAAACCGTGTCTGTAAAAAGTGTAAGAAACCTGTTTTTCAAGAGTAA
- the rplN gene encoding 50S ribosomal protein L14, with protein MIMMRTKLNCADNTGAKIVSCIQVLGGSKRRYGYVGDIIVGNVKKIATAGNTKKGEIVRGVIVRTKHPIRRQDGTYVRFDTNAMVLLDADNNPKGTRIFGPVPRELRKSFMKIISLATEVV; from the coding sequence ATGATAATGATGAGAACAAAACTTAATTGCGCTGACAATACCGGCGCGAAGATAGTTAGTTGCATACAGGTGCTGGGCGGTAGCAAGCGTCGTTATGGGTATGTTGGCGATATTATTGTCGGAAACGTTAAGAAAATAGCGACTGCAGGCAATACTAAAAAAGGCGAAATAGTCCGCGGCGTGATTGTCCGAACTAAGCATCCAATTAGACGCCAGGATGGTACTTATGTGAGATTTGACACCAACGCCATGGTTTTATTGGATGCGGACAATAACCCTAAGGGCACTAGAATATTCGGCCCAGTGCCCAGAGAGCTCAGAAAGAGTTTTATGAAAATTATATCTCTGGCGACAGAGGTGGTTTAA
- the rpsQ gene encoding 30S ribosomal protein S17 → MKDEARGKKRVIRGVVVSDRMDKTITVSNDWRFRHPKYGKLIKKVTILKAHNEKNEAKTGDEVEIVETRPLSKTKRWRLLSIIKKGKVDNTLIEETAKKG, encoded by the coding sequence ATGAAGGACGAAGCTCGCGGGAAAAAGAGGGTGATTCGCGGTGTCGTGGTGAGCGACCGTATGGATAAGACTATTACGGTGAGTAATGATTGGAGATTCCGCCATCCAAAATACGGTAAACTGATCAAGAAAGTCACAATCTTGAAGGCGCATAACGAAAAAAACGAAGCTAAGACCGGAGATGAGGTGGAAATAGTGGAAACCCGGCCTTTAAGCAAAACTAAGAGATGGCGACTTCTGAGCATTATAAAAAAAGGTAAAGTAGACAATACCTTGATAGAAGAAACAGCCAAAAAAGGCTAA